A window of Onychostoma macrolepis isolate SWU-2019 chromosome 01, ASM1243209v1, whole genome shotgun sequence contains these coding sequences:
- the nthl1 gene encoding endonuclease III-like protein 1 isoform X1, whose amino-acid sequence MLAPVRNLCVYIFNRLTVRMNSPYFTESVAMLDTCATETMVKSDVNKGGIRRLRSRIAQGLRSEDGPPKVKAEVHEQSISVAPLQKHAETPAGEANYTETLSSCNNTTIKVKEEADQAPLTSPRKPRRGRVKVEYEEEEGAELKRERWEPRDWRTQLSFIREMRSKRDAPVDQMGAEKCYDSEAPPEVRHYQVLISLMLSSQTKDHVTGGAMQRLREHGLSVDAILKMDDETLGKLIYPVGFWRTKVKYIKQTTALIQQEFGGDIPDTVEGLMRLPGVGPKMAHLAMDIAWNRVSGIGVDTHVHRISNRLGWTKKETKTPEETRRALEEWLPRDLWSEINWLLVGFGQQVCLPVSPLCSVCLNQHTCPSAHRSSPNKKLKSSPAKPAGNSPADKLASPTKQVKEEPADASLSQRKSTAKQEVLRNQLQEQPTSEDNASSVLKKRSRRKGRAGAQQDRPPSSRQTQRTAET is encoded by the exons ATGTTGGCGCCAGTCCGGaatttatgtgtttatatattcaaTCGTTTGACTGTAAGAATGAACTCTCCATATTTCACCGAATCAGTAGCTATGTTAGACACTTGTGCAACTGAAACTATGGTGAAAAGTGATGTAAATAAAGGAGGAATTCGCAGATTGAGATCCAGAATAGCTCAAGGGCTCAGATCAGAAGATGGTCCTCCAAAAGTGAAAGCAGAAGTTCATGAACAGAGTATTTCAGTCGCTCCACTGCAGAAACATGCAGAAACTCCTGCAGGTGAGGCGAACTACACAg aGACTTTGTCAAGTTGCAATAACACAACCATAAAAGTGAAAGAAGAAGCAGATCAAGCCCCTTTGACGTCACCTAGAAAACCAAGGCGGGGCCGTGTGAAGGTGGAGTATGAGGAGGAGGAAGGGGCGGAGCTGAAGAGGGAGCGCTGGGAGCCGCGTGATTGGAGAACACAGTTGTCATTCATCAGGGAGATGAGGAGCAAACGGGACGCTCCCGTGGACCAAATGGGAGCTGAGAAATGCTACGACTCCGAGGCCCCACCTGAG GTGCGTCATTACCAGGTGCTGATCTCCTTAATGCTGTCCAGTCAAACGAAAGATCACGTGACGGGCGGCGCTATGCAGAGATTACGTGAGCATGGACTCAGCGTGGACGCCATACTCAAGATGGACGATGAGACTCTGGGTAAACTCATCTACCCCGTGGGCTTCTGGAGG ACAAAGGTGAAGTACATCAAACAGACCACGGCTCTGATCCAGCAGGAGTTTGGCGGAGACATTCCTGACACGGTGGAGGGTCTGATGCGTCTGCCGGGCGTCGGCCCTAAGATGGCCCACCTGGCCATGGACATCGCCTGGAACCGGGTGTCAGGCATCG gtgtggaCACCCACGTTCACCGAATCTCAAACAGACTCGGATGGACCAAGAAGGAGACCAAGACACCAGAGGAGACACGGAGAGCTCTGGAGGAGTGGTTGCCACG AGATCTGTGGAGTGAGATCAACTGGTTGCTGGTTGGCTTCGGGCAGCAGGTGTGTTTACCTGTTTCTCCACTGTGCTCCGTGTGTCTCAATCAGCACACCTGTCCCTCCGCCCACCGATCGTCTCCCAACAAGAAGCTCAAATCCAGCCCAGCGAAACCGGCCGGTAACAGTCCTGCTGACAAACTAGCATCTCCAACAAAACAGGTCAAAGAAGAGCCAGCGGATGCATCCCTGTCTCAGAGGAAGAGCACAGCCAAACAGGAAGTGTTACGAAACCAGCTACAAGAACAGCCGACATCAGAAGACAACGCTTCATCTGTCCTCAAAAAGAGAAGCAGGAGG
- the nthl1 gene encoding endonuclease III-like protein 1 isoform X2 — translation MLAPVRNLCVYIFNRLTVRMNSPYFTESVAMLDTCATETMVKSDVNKGGIRRLRSRIAQGLRSEDGPPKVKAEVHEQSISVAPLQKHAETPAETLSSCNNTTIKVKEEADQAPLTSPRKPRRGRVKVEYEEEEGAELKRERWEPRDWRTQLSFIREMRSKRDAPVDQMGAEKCYDSEAPPEVRHYQVLISLMLSSQTKDHVTGGAMQRLREHGLSVDAILKMDDETLGKLIYPVGFWRTKVKYIKQTTALIQQEFGGDIPDTVEGLMRLPGVGPKMAHLAMDIAWNRVSGIGVDTHVHRISNRLGWTKKETKTPEETRRALEEWLPRDLWSEINWLLVGFGQQVCLPVSPLCSVCLNQHTCPSAHRSSPNKKLKSSPAKPAGNSPADKLASPTKQVKEEPADASLSQRKSTAKQEVLRNQLQEQPTSEDNASSVLKKRSRRKGRAGAQQDRPPSSRQTQRTAET, via the exons ATGTTGGCGCCAGTCCGGaatttatgtgtttatatattcaaTCGTTTGACTGTAAGAATGAACTCTCCATATTTCACCGAATCAGTAGCTATGTTAGACACTTGTGCAACTGAAACTATGGTGAAAAGTGATGTAAATAAAGGAGGAATTCGCAGATTGAGATCCAGAATAGCTCAAGGGCTCAGATCAGAAGATGGTCCTCCAAAAGTGAAAGCAGAAGTTCATGAACAGAGTATTTCAGTCGCTCCACTGCAGAAACATGCAGAAACTCCTGCAG aGACTTTGTCAAGTTGCAATAACACAACCATAAAAGTGAAAGAAGAAGCAGATCAAGCCCCTTTGACGTCACCTAGAAAACCAAGGCGGGGCCGTGTGAAGGTGGAGTATGAGGAGGAGGAAGGGGCGGAGCTGAAGAGGGAGCGCTGGGAGCCGCGTGATTGGAGAACACAGTTGTCATTCATCAGGGAGATGAGGAGCAAACGGGACGCTCCCGTGGACCAAATGGGAGCTGAGAAATGCTACGACTCCGAGGCCCCACCTGAG GTGCGTCATTACCAGGTGCTGATCTCCTTAATGCTGTCCAGTCAAACGAAAGATCACGTGACGGGCGGCGCTATGCAGAGATTACGTGAGCATGGACTCAGCGTGGACGCCATACTCAAGATGGACGATGAGACTCTGGGTAAACTCATCTACCCCGTGGGCTTCTGGAGG ACAAAGGTGAAGTACATCAAACAGACCACGGCTCTGATCCAGCAGGAGTTTGGCGGAGACATTCCTGACACGGTGGAGGGTCTGATGCGTCTGCCGGGCGTCGGCCCTAAGATGGCCCACCTGGCCATGGACATCGCCTGGAACCGGGTGTCAGGCATCG gtgtggaCACCCACGTTCACCGAATCTCAAACAGACTCGGATGGACCAAGAAGGAGACCAAGACACCAGAGGAGACACGGAGAGCTCTGGAGGAGTGGTTGCCACG AGATCTGTGGAGTGAGATCAACTGGTTGCTGGTTGGCTTCGGGCAGCAGGTGTGTTTACCTGTTTCTCCACTGTGCTCCGTGTGTCTCAATCAGCACACCTGTCCCTCCGCCCACCGATCGTCTCCCAACAAGAAGCTCAAATCCAGCCCAGCGAAACCGGCCGGTAACAGTCCTGCTGACAAACTAGCATCTCCAACAAAACAGGTCAAAGAAGAGCCAGCGGATGCATCCCTGTCTCAGAGGAAGAGCACAGCCAAACAGGAAGTGTTACGAAACCAGCTACAAGAACAGCCGACATCAGAAGACAACGCTTCATCTGTCCTCAAAAAGAGAAGCAGGAGG